The following is a genomic window from Sphingobacterium spiritivorum.
AAGCCACAGAAATCGCCAACGAAACATTTTCCCGCTTCGGAGACGTATTCAATACGACACAAGTTTCCTAAAAATAGCTTTATCTTTTTTAAGACGGGTTAGCCAGCAGGCTTCCCGTCTTTTTTATTGATCCCTGTTTTCTATATCACACCACTCCTATTGCAGATATAAAAAAATAAATTTGCCTACCTACATGTAGGTAAGTATATTTGCATGGATATGGATACACGATCAGCCATACTTACATTAGCAGATAAACTCATTCGGGAGAAAGGGTTTAATGCTTTCAGCTTTTCTGATATTGCCAGACAACTGAATATAAGAAATGCATCTATTCATTATCATTTCCCTACCAAGACCGCATTGGGAGTTGCTGTAATTGATTATCATATTGATCATTTCAACACGACAAAGCACAATGCTGAGAATCTTTCAGCATTAGAAAAACTGGAAACTTTTTTCAGTATCCATGCCCAAATACAACTGGAAAAAAGAGTCTGCTTAGTAGGGTCGTTAGCCCC
Proteins encoded in this region:
- a CDS encoding TetR/AcrR family transcriptional regulator, encoding MDTRSAILTLADKLIREKGFNAFSFSDIARQLNIRNASIHYHFPTKTALGVAVIDYHIDHFNTTKHNAENLSALEKLETFFSIHAQIQLEKRVCLVGSLAPDYHTLEDCMTDRLKEFSSAMLDWVTGFLEEGKNEGVFNINTDVRTKALLIISNMIAIVPLARLTDKNDFKLIKEAIKKELLLK